The nucleotide sequence CTTTCTTATTCTGGAAAAAAGAATTTCACTTTTAATGGAGAGGTTTCATTTTACCAAAACAAATTTGACGGTGATGCATTTTCGTCTGTTGGATTTCAAATGTTAGAAGGACTACAAACAGGTCAGAACATTGTATGGAAGTTGCTTTTACAAAAAAATATCACGCAATTCCTAGACATCAACTTCAATTATCTGGGACGAAAAAGTGAAACGACTAAAACGATACATACTGGAAACATTCAATTGAGAGCTTATTTTTAAAAAGGGCAAAAAAGAAGGAGCATCATCATTTGACGATACTCCTTCTACCCACAATCAAATTTAACCCAACTAATTATTTTAATTCATAGACACAATAACAAATTCACTACGTCTATTTGCTTGATGTTCTTCTTCTGTACATTCTACTCCGTCAGTACATCTATTGACCAACAGAGATTCTCCATACCCTTTAGCTGTCAAACGTGATTTTTCAATTCCGTTTTGAATTAACCAATTTTTAGTGGACTCCGCTCTGCTTTCTGATAATTTCTTGTTATAAGCATCACTTTGTCGACTGTCCGTATGAGAGCGAATATCAATTTTTATCGTTGGGTTTTGAAGCATCACATCTAGAATTTTAGATAATTCTAAAGCCGCATCTGAACGAATGTTGAACTTATTCAAATCAAAATAAATAATTTTTATCCCAAAAGCTTTCGCTAAATCATCCCCAACCGTTACTTTCTTAAGTGTTCTTTCGAGTGAAATAGGAACCACCGTTGTCCCTGAATTATCTGCGACAACAACAGGAGTTTCCTCTACATTATACGCTTCTTTCTCTGTTTTAATATAGTATTTTGAATCACAATCTATTTGACCAAAATCGAACTTACCATCTTTGTTTGTCGTTACCGTTTTGATTAATTTATAACTACTATCTGAAAGTGTTGCTTTAGAGTTCGCAATAGGTTCTCCAGTCTCTAAATCAGTAACAATACCAGTCATAAATTGTTCGCATGGATATTCAATTGGTTTTATTTCTTTCACCTTATAAATATCATCACTCCCCATTCCCCCTTCTCTATTTGAAGTCACATATCCTATTTTAGATTTCGTATCCATTAACAACCCGAAATCATCATTTGAACTATTCAATGGTTCTCCTACGTTGAGAACATCTTTAAAGCTTCCGTCTTGTTTAGCTTTTGATACGAAAACATCTAAACCTCCTAAACCAGGATGACCGTCTGAAGCAAAATACAATTCGTTTTTATCCGAAATAAAAGGAAAGGTTTCTTTTCCTTCTGTATTAATTCCTTTTCCTAAGTTTTCAGGAGTTCCATAAGTTCCATCGTCATTAATACTCACTTTAAAAATATCCGATTGACCAA is from Flavobacterium sp. NG2 and encodes:
- a CDS encoding OmpA family protein produces the protein MKKNYIIVLLLSLVTIQLSAQNSLIEIKADKEYDRYAYIDAIKTYERMYEKGYKSKDILLKLANAYYFNGDLENAAKRYTELFELNPIVVPECYYRYAQSLKSIKEYKKADEMMAIFNKENGNDTRAKLAASQKDYLAVIKKNSGRYIIENAGINSKYSDYGTAYYKNKIVFTSARDTGSFVKRVDPWTGEWFTNLYESEVSADGTLHSVQHLSKKLNTKFHESTPVFTKDGKTAYFTRNNYNNGKRGKDATETTLLKVYKATLKGDKWEDTTELPFNSDNYSVAHPSLSADEKTLYFASDMPGTFGQSDIFKVSINDDGTYGTPENLGKGINTEGKETFPFISDKNELYFASDGHPGLGGLDVFVSKAKQDGSFKDVLNVGEPLNSSNDDFGLLMDTKSKIGYVTSNREGGMGSDDIYKVKEIKPIEYPCEQFMTGIVTDLETGEPIANSKATLSDSSYKLIKTVTTNKDGKFDFGQIDCDSKYYIKTEKEAYNVEETPVVVADNSGTTVVPISLERTLKKVTVGDDLAKAFGIKIIYFDLNKFNIRSDAALELSKILDVMLQNPTIKIDIRSHTDSRQSDAYNKKLSESRAESTKNWLIQNGIEKSRLTAKGYGESLLVNRCTDGVECTEEEHQANRRSEFVIVSMN